The sequence TCCAACATCTCAATGATAGCTAAAGAGAAGAAGGCAAAACGTTCTCCGTCATCATCATACCCATAAAGGTTTTCACGATCAAAATAATACGAATTCTCAATAAAATAATAGGCCACATCGTTCATAACTAAACGCTTAACACCACAATATTGATGCCGCCAGCCAACATCAACATAAAAATTAATTAGCTCTTCACATTGTTCTTTAAAGCGTTCAGGCATCTTAGTAAAATAAGGCAAAACAACAGAAAGTTTTGCCCCTTTTTTAACTAATTCTTTGGGCAATGCACCTGCTACATCTCCTAAACCACCAGTTTTAAAAAATGGTGCGCATTCAGCGGCTGCATATAATACCTTCATCACTCATTTCCCCCAATAACATCTGTTTCAACTATCTGATTTTTCTGAATCACGACAGGATGTTTTGCTGTGCCAGAAATTTTCACACCAGCCTTGACTGTGACATTTTTATCTAATATAGCGTATTCGATTACTGTATCTTCTTCTATTTGAGCGTTGGACATCACGATTGTTCGCTTCACTTTGGCTCCTTTTTTAATGATCGTTCTTCTTGAAATCAAACTGCTATCCAAGCTTCCTTCAATAATACAACCAGTCGCACATTGACTATTTTTCACACTGGAATCCTCTGAATAATAAGTAGGTACTTCGTTTTTACGTTTTGTGTAAATTTTCTGTTTTGTATACATTAAAGCATTGAATTTTTTTGCATCGAGCATATCCATGTTGGCTTGATAGTATGAAGCAACATCATCTATATTACTTAAATAGCCTGTATACTCATAGGCTGTCGTCTGAGTTTCTGCCATTCTTTCACCTAAAAATTCAATCAAGTTTGTCGAACTATCATTTTTTTGACCGATTATTAATTGTTCGATCAACCACTTCGTTTGAACAATGAAGATATCCATAGAAAGGTTCAATCGTTCTCCTTTTTCTAAAACTTGGTCAAAAGCTTGAATGGTTTCTACATTACCCGTTTTATCGACTTGAATGATTCGATTATCTGCTGATAGTTTTTCCGATTCCATCCGTTTGTACACCATAGTCATTTTGTTTTTTTGTTTTTGATGTGTTTTCAAAACAGCTCGTAAGTCAATGGCACAAAGCATGTTACTACCCAAGAAAACCGTATATTCAGACTCCGATTTTTCAAGATAATCGATGATTGCAGAATAATAAGGTAACCCTTGTGCTTTTTGCTTTAAGAAATCTTGGTAGAAATAGACAAAATAGCTGTTTTTCAACGAATCTAAATTCCATTCTTTACCGCCGCCGATATGATCAAAAACAGAACGAGTTCCTCTATCGTTGAATATCATAAAAATTGAATTGATATTCGCATTGGCAATACTTGAAAGAGGAAAATCAATCAATCGATATTTACAATCAAAAGGCAGGGTATCTAAAGGTCGCTCTTCAGTTAATGGTAATAATCCTTGAAACTCTGATACATTCCCTAAAATCGCACACATTTTTTTAGTCCTCATCGCTTTGCACCCCTATCACTTCAGAATAGCCAATCACTTCAATATCATTTTCTCTATAAACTACGGCATTGTCCCCAATGATCGCGTTCTCACCGATAATCGCATTTTTGATTTTAACATTTTTCCCAATTGTCGCACCTGGCATGATCACACTACTTTCAATCGTTGAACCAACCTTAACCTGAACATCCGTTGAAAGAATACTGTCTATGACCGTACCTGCTACATAACAGCCGTCAACGACTAATGAATTGCTAACAGAGGCGGTTTCTGTAATAAAATGAGGCGGAGAAATGGTATTTTTTGAAAACATGCGCCAACTTTTATCCCGCATATGCAGTTCATTTTCCAAACTGATAAATTCCATATTGGCTTCCCACAAAGACTCAATCGTTCCAACATCTTTCCAATAACCATCAAAGTGATAAGCATAAACATTTTCACCAGCCTCCAAGTAAGAAGGAATGACATGTTTTCCGAAATCAAGCATTTGTCCGTCTTTTGAATAGTTGTTCAACAAGACATTTCGCAGACGTCCCCAATTAAAAATATAAATCCCCATCGAAGCCAAGTCGCTCTTTGGTTCTGCTGGTTTTTCATCAAACTCGATGATTCGATTATTTTCATCTGTATTCATGATCCCAAAACGAGAAGCTTCTTTAAGTGGCACTTCAATAACCGCCACGGTCAATGAAGCATTGTTTGCAATATGTTCTTCCAGCATCTCTTCATAATTCATTTTATAAATATGGTCTCCAGATAAAATCAATACATATTGCGGGTCCATTTGATCGATATAGGAAATATTTTGATAAATAGCGTGAGCGGTTCCTTCAAACCATTTTTCACCATCTGAACTAGAATAAGGTTGCAAAATCGTGACACCAGAATCAATACCATCTAAGCCCCAACTTGCTCCATTTCCAATATGATTATTTAACGCAAGTGGCTGATATTGAGTTACGACTCCAACATTTTTGATGCCTGAATTAATACAATTACTTAACGTAAAATCAATAATTCGATATCTTCCCCCAAAAGGCACAGCAGGTTTAGCGATCTTCTTCGTTAGCTTTCCTAGACGTGTTCCTTGTCCTCCGGCTAAAATCATTGCAAGCATTTCTGTTCTCATCTACTACGGGTGAAATTCCACCCTGCCCCCTTTCAAAAATTCATCTTTTTTCTAAAATTAAGGATTTGACTATTTAACTTTTTTAAATTGATTTTCGTTCTTTTATTCACGTATCAATAATTTTTGGCTTTAAAATAATAGCTCCTAGAGAAGGTACAATGGTCTGGATTTGATAATCAAATTGTTTAAAAGACTCTTTTCTCGTTACGCTTATTTGATTTGATTCAGTCCAAGTACCGCCAAATTCTTGCATCTCAGTATTTAGTACTTCCTCATAGATTCCAGAAAACGGTACACCGATTACAAAATTTTGCCTTTCTATTGGGGAAAAATTCAGGATAATAATCAAAAAATCCTTCTCATCCTTCCCTTTTCGAATAAAACTTAATACGGTTTCTTGATTATTATCGGCATCGATAATTTCAATCGTTTCAGACACATGATCTAATTCCCACAAGGCTTTTTCCTTTTTATAAAACCGATTAAGTGTTTTGATAAAATGCTGCATGCTAAAGTTCATCACATCGTCGAGGTCGATCCATTCCAAGCTTTCATTTGACTTCCACTCTAAAAATTGTCCCCATTCACATCCCATAAACAGAAGCTTCTTACCAGGATGAGTCATCAAATAGACATATAGATTACGAAGTTGAGCGAATTGCTTGTACCGATCTCCCCACATTTTATGCATCAAACTTCTTTTTCCATGCACGACCTCGTCGTGAGACAATGGTAAAATGTACTTTTCATTCATCATATACATAAACGAAAAGGTAAGAAGGCGAAAATTATATTTCCGAAACGCAGCATCCATTTCATAAAAACGTAGTGTATCGTTCATCCAGCCTAAATTCCATTTGTAATCAAAACCTAAAGCCCCACTTTCAACACTTCCAGTTATTTTAGTTTCTGACGAACTTTCTTCGGCTATCATGATTACATCTGGATGAGTCTGTTTGATAACGGCATTTAGTTTCTGTAAAAAGTAAAAACCATCCCAATTACGATTGCCTCCCTCTTGATTCCAAACCCTAGGTCCCTCGTCATAATCAAGATAAAGCATATTCGAAACAGCATCTACGCGTATACCATCAACATGAAATGTTTCTATCCAATACAAAGCACTGGAAATCAGAAAACTCTGAACTTGGGGTTTGCTTAAATCAAAATTAAGCGCTCCCCAACGAATATTCTCCGCACGAACTGGATCATCATACTCAAATTGCGACGTTCCGTCGTAATAAGCTAACGCATCATCATTAATACAAAAATGTCCAGGTACCCAATCAATCAAAACCCCGATATCGTTCATATGACAGGCTTCCACAAAATCTTGAAACTCAGCTGGTGTACCATAATACGAACTTAATGCAAAATAACCGATCAACTGGTAGCCCCAAGACTCTCCCAAAGGATGCTCCATCAAAGGCATAAACTCAATATGAGAAAAACCCATTTCTTTCACATAAGGAATCAGTGTGTCTTTTAACTGTTTAAAGGTATAAGGCGTTCCATCCTCTTCACATCGCCAAGAACTTGCATGAACTTCATAAATATTTAATGGTTGTTTGAAATAATCCTTCTTCTTTCGCCGCCATTGTTCATCAAGCCACTTCTTTTCAGGTATTGTATACATTATTGATGCATTATTCGGTCGTTTCTCGAATAAATTAGCAAAAGGATCAACCTTATAAATTTCTCTGCCATCTGCTTGTTTTACTAAATATTTATATAAATCGCCTTCTTTTGGTATCGAGGTAAAAATTTCCCAGACCTCACTTGATTCCTCTTTTTTCATAGGCAAAGATTGATCCCAGCCATTAAAATCTCCTACTAGCCAAATTTTTTGTGCATTAGGCGCCCACACTCTAAAAACAAACCCATTTTGATTTCCCCGAACAATTGGGTGAGAACCAAAATATTGTTGACTATAAAAATTTTCACCATTTTTGAACTGTTCTAACTTATTTTTTTCATTAGACATCTGATTGCTCCTCTCCTTGGTCATCCATTTAAAATAGATAAAAAAGTTTCAGAAAGCAGCTTTTTCTTTCCTAATTTTCAAAAGAAAGCACAATAAAGTTTCTGAAACTAACGCTAAATTTAGGATTTTACATTTAAAAAAAGAGCTATTCTTCTAACTATTACACATTAAAAGGGAGTGAGTAATGATACATTAAATCTAACAACAATCTGAAAAAAAAGAAAGAAATATCCCTCTGATAAACAAGAATATAGAAACCCTCCTTCTTTATTTCAATGCGAATAGGCAGAGAAAGAAAGCCGTTCTTAACTTTTTAGATACTATTTTCAATTTTTATAGTATTCGATCGTAGTTTTTTACATTCGTTCCTTTTAGTGATATATTCATATCAATAAGATACAATAATCAAAAAGGAGGATTAACTATGAATATTTCGTTTGAAGGTAAAGTCGTTATCGTAACTGGATCAACATCAGGAATCGGTGCAGCAACGGCCGAAGCATTTGCTAAAGCTGGCGCAGATGTTATCGTTTGTGGACGTAGAGAAGATAAAGGAACAGTAGTAGTAGAAAAAATCAAGGAAAATGGTGGAAAAGCAGTCTTTATTCAAACAGATGTAAGTGATGATTCTAGTATGGATCATTTAGTTGAGGAAGTTGTCAAAAAATATGGAAAAATTGATGTGCTTGTTAATAATGCTGGTGTTTATAAATCTTTTGCTTTTGAGCAGATCGACATGGAAAAAGAATATGAAGAAGTATTTACAATAAATGTAAGAAGTTATATTTATTTATCCAAATTAGTCTTAAAATACATGTTGAAGCAAAAATCAGGGAATATAATCAATATCTCTTCGGTTGGAGCGTTAAATGGCGGTCCAGGTATTGCTACCTATTGTGCATCAAAAGGAGCAATTTTGCAATTGACCCGTTCAATGGCCAAAGAATTCGGTAGCCGTGGCATTCGGGTAAATAGTATTTTACCTGGTTTGATCCATACAGAGATGATGCCAGAAGGTGGGCCGATGGATCAAATCATTGACAACATGATTCCATTAAAACGAGCTGGTGAAAGTCAAGAAATTGCTCATCCGATCCTTTTTATTTGCAGTCAATATGCTTCTTTTATCAACGGTGCATCGATTGTGATTGATGGCGGTCAGAGTGCTTAGTATGTAAATAAAGAGAAGAACAATACCACGGAGGACTTGTTCTTCTCTTTTTCAATTTTATAATTAGTTGGCTAACCAGTTCCCTACTTCATTCAACGCATCAAGGATGCCCGCTGGATTTTTACCGCCAGCTTGCGCCATATCTGGACGACCGCCACCACCACCGCCAACTTTCGGTGCGATTGTTTTGATTAAGTCACCGGCTTTTAGACCTTTTTCGTTTGCTGCCTTAGACATCGCTGCTAACAAGCTGACTTTGTCCTCTTGCGCTGTTGCTAAAACTAAGACATCTGACAATTCTTTTTGCTTCCATTGATCTGCTAATTGACGTAATTGATTCATATCTTTTACGTTAACTTGTGCTGCAATGTATGTTGTGCCATTGACTTCTTTAATGTCTTTGAAAATGTCTCCTGCTTGTTGGTTTGCTAATTTTCCAGCAAGTTGTTCATTTTCTTTCTGTAGATCACGTAATTGTTGTTGTAATTGTTCTGTTTTTGACACAACTTCTTTCAATTGAGGAGATTTAACAATTCCTGCAATTGCTTTTAATTGTTTTTCCTCTTCATTCATAAGCTCATACGCTTCTTTACTTGTAACAGCTTCGATCCGGCGTACCCCTGCACCGATTCCTGATTCAGAAACGATTTTGAAAATACCGATATCTTCTGTATTTGTTACATGGGTTCCACCACAAAGTTCAATCGAGTAACCGCCGATATTGACAACACGGACTTCTTTACCGTATTTTTCACCAAATAGAGCCATAGCGCCCATATTTTTTGCTGTATTGATATCTGTTTCAACTGTTTCAACTGGAATAGCTTCCCAGATTTTTTCATTGACGATTGCTTCCATTTGAACTAACTCTTCTGGTGTAACTTGACCAAAATGAGTGAAGTCAAAACGTAAGTGTCCTGGAGCAACTAACGAACCTGCTTGATTCGCATGATCTCCTAAAATATCTTTCAATGCACGATGTAATAAATGAGTTGCTGTATGATTTTTCAAGATACGATTGCGCATTTTTTCATCGACATGTAGTTCGTATGTTGCACCTTCAACAAGTTTTCCTGTCACTTGAACCGTGTGTAAAAATTGGCCATTTGGTGCTTTTAAGACATTTTCTACATGGGCTACGATTGTCCCATTTTGATCTTTGATCGTTCCCTGATCGGCAACTTGTCCACCCATTTCTGCATAAAAAGGAGTTTCAGCAAAAATCAATTGTGCTGTACCTTCTGAAAGTTCACTAAGGATTTCTTCGTCTTTTAAAATGATTAGAAGCTTGCTTGTAGCTTCTAAGTTACTATAACCGACAAATGTACTTTCAACTTTAATATCTGTCAAAACAGCTGATTGAACACCCATAGATGTGGCTTTACTTCGAGCTGAACGAGCACGTTCTCTTTGGGCTTCCATTTCTTTTTCAAAACCTGCATGATCGACTTTTAAGCCTGAATCTTCTGCGACTTCTTCTGTTAATTCAACAGGGAAACCATACGTATCATATAATTTGAAGATCTCTTTCCCATCCAAAATAGCTTCATTGGCCGCTTTCACTTTCGCGATCAATTCATTTAAAATATCTAGGCCTTCATTGATTGTTTCATGGAAACGTTCTTCTTCCGTACGGACTACTTTTTCGATAAATTCTTTTTGTTGTAGGACTTCTGGATAATAACTAACCATCACTTCTCCAACAACTGGAACTAGTTTGTATAAGAAAGCTTCGTTGATTCCTAATTTTTTCCCATGCATAACCGCACGACGTAATAAACGACGCAACACATAACCACGGCCTTCATTTGAAGGTAACGCGCCATCACCGATTGCAAATGATAATGCACGAATATGGTCTGCAATGACTTTAAATGAAATATCTGTTTGCGCTGATTGGCCATATGTTACTTGTCCACTTAATTTTTCTACTGCATGAATGATTGGCATAAATAAATCTGTTTCAAAGTTGGTCGGTGCATTTTGAACGATGGAAACCATACGCTCTAAGCCCATGCCCGTATCAATATTTTTATGTGGTAGTGGCTCGTAGGTATCATCGGCTTGGTGGTTAAACTCAGAAAATACTAAGTTCCAAATTTCTAAATAACGTTCATTTTCGCCACCAGGATAATTTTCTGGATCATCTTCTGCAACATCGTTAAATGACTCACCACGATCATAGAAAATTTCTGAATCTGGACCACAAGGACCCGCACCAATATCCCAAAAGTTGTCTTCGATATCAATAATATGATCCATTGATAAACCAACTTCTTCGTGCCAGATGCGTTTTGCTTCCGTATCTTTTGGGTAAACTGTTACATATAATTTTTCAGGGTCAAAGGCCATCCATTCAGGAGACGTTAAAAACTCCCACGCCCAGTGGATCGCTTCATTTTTAAAGTAATCACCAATCGAAAAGTTTCCTAACATTTCAAACATCGTATGGTGACGAGCTGTTTTTCCAACGTTTTCAATATCATTGGTACGGATCGATTTTTGAGCATTTGTGATTCTTGGATTTTCCGGCACTACTGAACCGTCAAAATATTTTTTTAATGTGGCAACACCTGAGTTGATCCACAATAAGGTTGGGTCATTCACAGGAACTAAGGAAGCACTTGGCTCCACAGAATGTCCTTTTGATTTAAAAAAGTCTAAATACATTTGACGAACTTGACTACTTGAGAGTTGTTTCATTGTTCGATTCCTACTTTCTAAAATAATTTATTGATCGATGATTTTGTGCAACAAAAAAGCGGCATTCATTGCACACAAG is a genomic window of Enterococcus haemoperoxidus ATCC BAA-382 containing:
- the glgD gene encoding glucose-1-phosphate adenylyltransferase subunit GlgD — its product is MRTKKMCAILGNVSEFQGLLPLTEERPLDTLPFDCKYRLIDFPLSSIANANINSIFMIFNDRGTRSVFDHIGGGKEWNLDSLKNSYFVYFYQDFLKQKAQGLPYYSAIIDYLEKSESEYTVFLGSNMLCAIDLRAVLKTHQKQKNKMTMVYKRMESEKLSADNRIIQVDKTGNVETIQAFDQVLEKGERLNLSMDIFIVQTKWLIEQLIIGQKNDSSTNLIEFLGERMAETQTTAYEYTGYLSNIDDVASYYQANMDMLDAKKFNALMYTKQKIYTKRKNEVPTYYSEDSSVKNSQCATGCIIEGSLDSSLISRRTIIKKGAKVKRTIVMSNAQIEEDTVIEYAILDKNVTVKAGVKISGTAKHPVVIQKNQIVETDVIGGNE
- a CDS encoding glucose-1-phosphate adenylyltransferase, coding for MRTEMLAMILAGGQGTRLGKLTKKIAKPAVPFGGRYRIIDFTLSNCINSGIKNVGVVTQYQPLALNNHIGNGASWGLDGIDSGVTILQPYSSSDGEKWFEGTAHAIYQNISYIDQMDPQYVLILSGDHIYKMNYEEMLEEHIANNASLTVAVIEVPLKEASRFGIMNTDENNRIIEFDEKPAEPKSDLASMGIYIFNWGRLRNVLLNNYSKDGQMLDFGKHVIPSYLEAGENVYAYHFDGYWKDVGTIESLWEANMEFISLENELHMRDKSWRMFSKNTISPPHFITETASVSNSLVVDGCYVAGTVIDSILSTDVQVKVGSTIESSVIMPGATIGKNVKIKNAIIGENAIIGDNAVVYRENDIEVIGYSEVIGVQSDED
- the glgB gene encoding 1,4-alpha-glucan branching protein GlgB, with amino-acid sequence MSNEKNKLEQFKNGENFYSQQYFGSHPIVRGNQNGFVFRVWAPNAQKIWLVGDFNGWDQSLPMKKEESSEVWEIFTSIPKEGDLYKYLVKQADGREIYKVDPFANLFEKRPNNASIMYTIPEKKWLDEQWRRKKKDYFKQPLNIYEVHASSWRCEEDGTPYTFKQLKDTLIPYVKEMGFSHIEFMPLMEHPLGESWGYQLIGYFALSSYYGTPAEFQDFVEACHMNDIGVLIDWVPGHFCINDDALAYYDGTSQFEYDDPVRAENIRWGALNFDLSKPQVQSFLISSALYWIETFHVDGIRVDAVSNMLYLDYDEGPRVWNQEGGNRNWDGFYFLQKLNAVIKQTHPDVIMIAEESSSETKITGSVESGALGFDYKWNLGWMNDTLRFYEMDAAFRKYNFRLLTFSFMYMMNEKYILPLSHDEVVHGKRSLMHKMWGDRYKQFAQLRNLYVYLMTHPGKKLLFMGCEWGQFLEWKSNESLEWIDLDDVMNFSMQHFIKTLNRFYKKEKALWELDHVSETIEIIDADNNQETVLSFIRKGKDEKDFLIIILNFSPIERQNFVIGVPFSGIYEEVLNTEMQEFGGTWTESNQISVTRKESFKQFDYQIQTIVPSLGAIILKPKIIDT
- a CDS encoding SDR family NAD(P)-dependent oxidoreductase yields the protein MNISFEGKVVIVTGSTSGIGAATAEAFAKAGADVIVCGRREDKGTVVVEKIKENGGKAVFIQTDVSDDSSMDHLVEEVVKKYGKIDVLVNNAGVYKSFAFEQIDMEKEYEEVFTINVRSYIYLSKLVLKYMLKQKSGNIINISSVGALNGGPGIATYCASKGAILQLTRSMAKEFGSRGIRVNSILPGLIHTEMMPEGGPMDQIIDNMIPLKRAGESQEIAHPILFICSQYASFINGASIVIDGGQSA
- the alaS gene encoding alanine--tRNA ligase translates to MKQLSSSQVRQMYLDFFKSKGHSVEPSASLVPVNDPTLLWINSGVATLKKYFDGSVVPENPRITNAQKSIRTNDIENVGKTARHHTMFEMLGNFSIGDYFKNEAIHWAWEFLTSPEWMAFDPEKLYVTVYPKDTEAKRIWHEEVGLSMDHIIDIEDNFWDIGAGPCGPDSEIFYDRGESFNDVAEDDPENYPGGENERYLEIWNLVFSEFNHQADDTYEPLPHKNIDTGMGLERMVSIVQNAPTNFETDLFMPIIHAVEKLSGQVTYGQSAQTDISFKVIADHIRALSFAIGDGALPSNEGRGYVLRRLLRRAVMHGKKLGINEAFLYKLVPVVGEVMVSYYPEVLQQKEFIEKVVRTEEERFHETINEGLDILNELIAKVKAANEAILDGKEIFKLYDTYGFPVELTEEVAEDSGLKVDHAGFEKEMEAQRERARSARSKATSMGVQSAVLTDIKVESTFVGYSNLEATSKLLIILKDEEILSELSEGTAQLIFAETPFYAEMGGQVADQGTIKDQNGTIVAHVENVLKAPNGQFLHTVQVTGKLVEGATYELHVDEKMRNRILKNHTATHLLHRALKDILGDHANQAGSLVAPGHLRFDFTHFGQVTPEELVQMEAIVNEKIWEAIPVETVETDINTAKNMGAMALFGEKYGKEVRVVNIGGYSIELCGGTHVTNTEDIGIFKIVSESGIGAGVRRIEAVTSKEAYELMNEEEKQLKAIAGIVKSPQLKEVVSKTEQLQQQLRDLQKENEQLAGKLANQQAGDIFKDIKEVNGTTYIAAQVNVKDMNQLRQLADQWKQKELSDVLVLATAQEDKVSLLAAMSKAANEKGLKAGDLIKTIAPKVGGGGGGRPDMAQAGGKNPAGILDALNEVGNWLAN